The genomic DNA GCGGCATGGGCTGAGGGTGCGGCGCTCTCGTGGGAGCAGGCTGTAAAACTCGCACTACGCGAATAGGCTGCAGCCGAATAGTGCCCGAGAAGCCGAAGAACTAGGGTCTGTGGATGGCTGCGCAAGCTCTGGGGCTTTCATTACCGCTTAGCTTTTTGGCGTCCAGCGGTACTGATGCCGTAGGAGGCGCTCCTTTTGGATAACTTTGCCCCCCACTTTGATCGTTCGGTAAAGCTCGACATCAATCCGTCCGGGGCCAAGATGGACGACTCTTGGGGTCAAGGTGACGGTGCGACCCGGCGGGGGAGCGCCCCAGAGCGTGGCCTGAAGCGTTTGGCCGATAAACGAGTATCCGATATAAACGGGCCCACGGGTCGTGTTGGTGAATTTCAGATCCTTATCGCCGTAGGCCACCGTCGCATCGCGCCCGAGTGGCAGGTAGCTTACCGGACGGGAGTGGGGATTGACCGCATCAATGCGCAGTCCGGCAAGTGCAGCCGCGTTGAAGAGAGTTCCGGTGACCTGCGAGACGCCGCCGCCCACACCAGGAACCGTCTCCGCAGCGACAAAAACCATGGCGGTTCGGTAGCCACGTGCCTGTGTCCGTTTGCCAACGACCTCATTGAGCGAGAAAGT from Armatimonas rosea includes the following:
- a CDS encoding VanW family protein, which produces TTTRFMVTLEKTPPALSVEKLKGIKGILARFTTKTSAVAKRNHNISIATESIDGTLLSPGETFSLNEVVGKRTQARGYRTAMVFVAAETVPGVGGGVSQVTGTLFNAAALAGLRIDAVNPHSRPVSYLPLGRDATVAYGDKDLKFTNTTRGPVYIGYSFIGQTLQATLWGAPPPGRTVTLTPRVVHLGPGRIDVELYRTIKVGGKVIQKERLLRHQYRWTPKS